A section of the Armatimonadota bacterium genome encodes:
- a CDS encoding ComF family protein has translation MKEAKSLLSSFFSAIYPAKCAVCGLVGFDVVCDQCQQELIREELHFVQPIAFVDEVWAFHAYEQTAAEMVKALKYHRETALGHRMAGDVLDVYTAHFASVDFIVPVPIHRSRLAWRGFNQAVALCSRLPDSMVREGLVRTRRTTPQVHLNAEERANNLEGAFEALSIPKGCRVLLVDDVFTTGATASECARALKKAGASYVGVGCFAAKRRDYPASPASPAYDQRAEDQ, from the coding sequence ATGAAAGAAGCCAAGTCCTTATTGAGCAGCTTCTTTAGTGCGATTTATCCGGCGAAGTGCGCCGTGTGCGGACTTGTTGGCTTCGATGTCGTTTGTGACCAATGTCAGCAAGAGCTGATTCGAGAGGAACTCCACTTCGTCCAGCCGATTGCTTTTGTCGACGAAGTATGGGCTTTTCATGCTTATGAGCAGACGGCGGCGGAGATGGTCAAGGCTCTTAAGTATCATCGCGAAACTGCGCTGGGACATCGGATGGCGGGGGACGTTTTGGATGTTTATACGGCGCATTTCGCCTCGGTAGATTTCATCGTTCCGGTTCCGATTCATCGTTCGCGGCTGGCGTGGCGCGGATTCAACCAAGCGGTGGCACTCTGCTCCCGACTACCGGATTCTATGGTTCGAGAGGGCTTGGTGAGGACTCGAAGAACAACACCTCAGGTTCATCTGAATGCTGAAGAGAGAGCGAACAATCTGGAAGGGGCGTTTGAGGCTCTGTCGATTCCAAAGGGTTGTCGAGTTCTTCTTGTGGACGACGTTTTCACCACTGGAGCCACGGCGAGCGAGTGCGCTCGCGCGCTCAAAAAAGCCGGCGCCAGCTACGTTGGAGTAGGTTGCTTTGCGGCTAAGCGGAGGGACTATCCCGCTTCGCCTGCATCGCCTGCATATGACCAGCGAGCAGAAGACCAATAA
- a CDS encoding TMEM14 family protein, whose protein sequence is MTKTINAAVVVYAILCIGLGVEAYMAKQSLPSLMGGGGIGVLELVSLFVWTKNPRAGRIMSLLVALGGMGRFIKPFFSEGKVYPAGVMVIASLVLIGLLLAGHMQAMQAKRDSPSA, encoded by the coding sequence ATGACTAAAACAATCAACGCGGCGGTCGTCGTCTACGCTATTCTGTGCATCGGCCTAGGGGTTGAGGCTTATATGGCAAAGCAATCCCTTCCGTCACTGATGGGTGGAGGGGGAATCGGCGTGCTAGAGCTAGTTTCGTTGTTTGTTTGGACCAAGAACCCCCGCGCTGGTCGCATCATGTCCCTCCTAGTTGCGCTTGGTGGAATGGGACGGTTCATCAAGCCATTCTTTTCCGAAGGCAAAGTCTATCCTGCAGGAGTCATGGTCATCGCCTCGCTTGTGCTTATTGGTCTTCTGCTCGCTGGTCATATGCAGGCGATGCAGGCGAAGCGGGATAGTCCCTCCGCTTAG
- a CDS encoding inositol monophosphatase family protein, producing MSPDLASLLQIVREQGEFAKSTSLRSEIKIKGDGSVVTGTDVAVEKALRRTLPALAKGSSFWGEELGWEEMSAGGIWLVDPIDGTSNYASGNPLWGISVALQDAEGLKIGCIVLPELGFELCAERGGGAFWNGERLPVLEPTDTLPHELISVNDSAFRQLDGAVVGKPRLCGAFVVDGAFTVRRWFKSLYGMNEKLYDVAATVLAAREIGLDARYCDSSVWDEKDLLSDQKIGKAWRIGFVND from the coding sequence ATGAGTCCCGACTTAGCTTCCCTTTTGCAAATCGTTCGTGAGCAAGGGGAGTTCGCAAAGTCGACCTCGCTTCGGTCTGAGATCAAGATTAAAGGTGACGGGAGTGTCGTCACTGGAACGGACGTTGCAGTTGAGAAAGCTCTGAGACGCACGCTTCCCGCACTCGCCAAAGGGTCCAGCTTTTGGGGTGAGGAACTCGGGTGGGAAGAAATGTCGGCCGGTGGAATCTGGTTGGTTGATCCGATCGACGGAACTTCCAATTACGCTTCGGGAAATCCCCTGTGGGGAATCTCGGTTGCTTTGCAGGATGCGGAAGGCCTGAAGATCGGATGTATCGTGCTTCCCGAACTGGGTTTTGAGCTCTGCGCAGAACGAGGCGGCGGCGCATTCTGGAACGGTGAGCGCCTTCCGGTTCTCGAGCCAACAGATACTTTGCCTCACGAACTGATCAGTGTTAACGACTCTGCATTTCGTCAGCTGGACGGAGCGGTGGTCGGTAAACCTCGCCTCTGCGGAGCGTTTGTCGTCGATGGAGCGTTTACGGTGCGCCGATGGTTCAAGAGCCTCTATGGAATGAATGAGAAGCTATATGACGTAGCCGCCACAGTTCTGGCAGCCCGAGAAATCGGTTTGGATGCGCGATACTGCGATAGCTCAGTATGGGATGAGAAAGACCTTTTGTCCGATCAGAAGATCGGCAAAGCTTGGCGAATCGGTTTCGTTAACGACTGA
- the ispF gene encoding 2-C-methyl-D-erythritol 2,4-cyclodiphosphate synthase gives MMKLGAVILAAGSAQRFGSDKLAILLKGKPVWWHSFVAFRDHPLISEVLVVSSDANFTSVKQLVGNEGEVLLGGDTRLASTVAGLWKASQIGCEGIMFHDGARPFVSAEVIYRVAQKIFEGKAVAAAIPVVDTIKSVDGPEIDEHLDRSHLVATQTPQGAPIEMFSLAITQGIEGVTDDVELLSKAGYRTHHVMGDPANFKITTPEDLARARALLGTESRTGLGYDIHRFSTDAARPCWLGGVLFPGEIGLEGHSDADVVIHAVVDALLGSISAGDIGQLFPNDDPANKDRASSDFLVEAVRRVHTSGWTVNHIDIAIQAERPKIMPRATDIRERLAQLVGVEVERISIKATTNEGLGAIGRAEGICAFATASVSR, from the coding sequence ATGATGAAGCTGGGAGCGGTGATTCTTGCCGCTGGCTCGGCCCAGCGGTTTGGTTCCGATAAGCTCGCGATTCTGCTAAAAGGAAAGCCTGTCTGGTGGCACTCGTTTGTTGCCTTTCGCGACCATCCACTGATCTCCGAAGTTCTCGTGGTTAGTAGTGATGCGAACTTCACTTCGGTCAAGCAACTAGTTGGAAACGAAGGCGAAGTGCTGTTGGGTGGCGACACCAGGCTCGCATCGACGGTAGCCGGACTTTGGAAAGCCTCGCAGATCGGGTGTGAGGGAATCATGTTCCACGATGGGGCTCGCCCTTTTGTCTCTGCAGAAGTCATCTACCGCGTCGCTCAGAAGATCTTTGAGGGCAAGGCGGTCGCTGCCGCTATTCCGGTAGTCGACACCATCAAATCCGTAGACGGTCCCGAGATTGATGAGCACCTGGACCGATCGCATCTCGTGGCAACTCAAACTCCACAGGGAGCGCCAATTGAAATGTTCTCTCTGGCGATTACCCAGGGAATCGAAGGAGTAACTGACGACGTCGAACTCTTATCAAAAGCCGGGTACCGTACTCACCACGTCATGGGCGACCCCGCTAACTTCAAGATCACGACTCCGGAGGACTTGGCCCGTGCTCGGGCTCTGCTCGGGACGGAGAGCCGGACAGGGCTGGGTTATGACATCCATCGATTCTCAACTGACGCGGCGCGTCCGTGCTGGCTCGGGGGTGTTCTATTTCCTGGAGAGATTGGGCTCGAAGGACATTCAGACGCGGATGTCGTAATTCACGCCGTCGTCGACGCACTTCTCGGTTCGATCTCCGCTGGCGATATAGGCCAGCTTTTCCCCAACGATGACCCAGCCAACAAAGACCGAGCGTCCTCTGATTTTCTCGTTGAGGCTGTTCGTCGTGTTCACACCTCCGGCTGGACGGTGAATCACATCGACATTGCGATCCAAGCTGAGAGGCCAAAGATCATGCCTCGGGCCACTGATATACGAGAAAGACTAGCCCAGTTGGTCGGCGTCGAGGTGGAACGAATCAGCATCAAGGCGACCACAAACGAGGGCCTTGGTGCAATTGGACGCGCCGAAGGCATTTGTGCGTTTGCGACGGCATCCGTCAGTCGTTAA
- a CDS encoding PIN domain-containing protein: MSEQERKPRNVNPQKRRSLLQWLILAVFSTSSALLFAQFGREWLEMGGNWVAGRLGASSENTYKAPEGFFGLLPLVGAGVLVGWFVATLLMRIVEKLGARWDSTDDSEKLTWFFGTIIGFLVATFFINFFLAIIPNKVVVALAVAGIGFLFTALSVYALHTMKESLPWYRGKVRARRTGLKILDTNVIIDGRVYDVARVGFVEGQIYVPQFVLEELQYIADSHDALRRQRGRRGLDILKLMQAEFNIEVGLHDRLAPDQGDGVDSRLVRLATALGGDLVTNDHNLNRVATLQDVRVLNINDLALSLRPNVLPQETLELSIVREGNQIGQGVGYLEDGTMVIVENGRGHIGETLEVMVTQVIQTERGKLIFAEVEGEPVDGRARKPRR; this comes from the coding sequence ATGAGTGAACAAGAACGCAAACCTCGAAACGTGAATCCACAAAAGCGACGTTCGCTGCTCCAATGGCTGATCTTGGCAGTGTTTTCCACAAGTTCGGCTCTGCTGTTTGCCCAATTTGGTCGTGAGTGGCTGGAAATGGGCGGCAATTGGGTTGCAGGGCGACTGGGAGCATCATCTGAGAACACTTACAAAGCACCAGAAGGGTTCTTTGGCTTGTTACCGCTTGTTGGCGCCGGAGTGCTTGTTGGCTGGTTCGTAGCGACGCTGCTGATGCGCATTGTTGAAAAGCTGGGCGCTCGCTGGGACAGCACAGATGATAGCGAAAAGCTCACCTGGTTCTTCGGGACGATTATTGGCTTCCTCGTCGCTACGTTCTTTATCAACTTCTTCCTCGCGATCATTCCTAACAAGGTCGTTGTCGCGCTGGCCGTTGCTGGAATTGGATTCCTGTTCACAGCTCTTTCGGTGTATGCGCTCCACACGATGAAGGAGTCGCTGCCCTGGTATCGAGGTAAGGTTCGCGCTCGCCGCACCGGGTTAAAGATCCTCGACACAAACGTCATCATTGACGGTCGCGTTTATGATGTCGCCCGGGTCGGATTTGTTGAAGGTCAAATCTACGTCCCCCAGTTCGTTCTGGAAGAGCTTCAGTACATCGCAGACAGCCATGACGCGCTACGCCGCCAGCGAGGGCGACGCGGGCTTGATATCCTGAAATTGATGCAGGCTGAGTTCAATATTGAGGTTGGTCTGCATGATCGCCTGGCGCCCGATCAAGGAGACGGGGTTGACTCACGACTCGTTCGTTTGGCGACTGCTCTCGGTGGAGACTTGGTGACGAACGACCACAACCTTAATCGGGTAGCAACTCTGCAAGATGTTCGAGTACTGAACATCAACGACCTAGCACTTTCGCTCCGCCCGAACGTGCTCCCCCAGGAAACCCTCGAACTCAGCATTGTTCGTGAAGGAAATCAGATTGGACAGGGCGTCGGTTACCTCGAAGACGGCACGATGGTCATCGTCGAAAACGGACGTGGTCACATCGGAGAAACTCTTGAGGTGATGGTTACCCAGGTCATTCAAACTGAGCGTGGAAAGTTGATTTTTGCCGAGGTTGAGGGCGAGCCGGTTGACGGTCGAGCTCGAAAGCCGCGCCGATGA
- a CDS encoding transglutaminase domain-containing protein yields MVTLSLAAGMLEAQYFGVYLQGQRVGYALYETTRTVFAGKSAERSRSLTVLKIGLIGSEVDMKIDSETITVANRPLRMRFLTSSAGRTQTVEARFSETSIEASINNGGTLSNTTIPLPKDGRIYDDPITALQAQPGIAGKELNFYIFDPSSVALMKNRAFFGEKEDMDGVSIAPVIVEDPRLTTKIYLSGKGDIVKVGTSIGVEMKPLSKAQALEEIKNTGTRPDLAEVTAIRPTPTLNNPQTTKFLKLKVSAENLRGMPSGDFQKIEKSDSGWTVSITQPRAEPSKSISECAKAQPTWLKASHLIPSDNPKMVALAKKIVGSTTDTAKAAEKIRTHVNSIMTPDAGIGILRDANEVLKTRVGVCRDYAILTATLCRAAKLPAKLASGLVSFDGTFYYHAWVEVFTGSKWVPYDSIPSAPEFSATHVKLSEGNVDTAFAFTVLSGAKIEVLEQK; encoded by the coding sequence ATGGTCACATTGTCTCTTGCCGCCGGGATGCTGGAAGCTCAATATTTTGGGGTCTATTTGCAGGGTCAGCGAGTCGGCTATGCGCTCTATGAAACGACTCGGACGGTATTTGCCGGGAAGAGTGCTGAGCGCTCTCGGTCCTTGACCGTTCTAAAAATTGGCCTAATCGGCTCCGAAGTCGACATGAAGATCGACTCGGAGACAATTACTGTGGCAAATCGACCTCTTAGAATGAGGTTCCTGACGTCCAGTGCGGGAAGGACGCAAACCGTTGAAGCTCGATTTTCAGAGACTTCAATTGAGGCAAGCATCAACAACGGAGGGACCCTGTCGAATACGACGATCCCCCTGCCTAAGGACGGTCGCATCTACGACGATCCAATTACTGCGCTTCAGGCTCAACCCGGGATCGCCGGCAAGGAATTGAACTTCTATATTTTCGATCCTTCTTCCGTCGCCTTGATGAAGAACCGAGCATTCTTTGGCGAAAAAGAGGATATGGACGGAGTATCGATTGCTCCCGTCATCGTCGAGGATCCTCGGCTGACGACTAAGATTTATCTTTCCGGAAAGGGAGATATCGTCAAAGTTGGGACCTCGATTGGTGTCGAAATGAAGCCTCTGAGCAAAGCCCAAGCCTTGGAGGAGATAAAAAACACCGGGACAAGGCCCGATCTGGCTGAAGTAACTGCGATTCGACCGACTCCAACACTTAACAACCCCCAAACCACAAAGTTTCTTAAGCTCAAGGTTTCGGCGGAGAATCTTCGGGGGATGCCGAGCGGCGACTTCCAAAAAATTGAGAAGTCCGATTCTGGTTGGACAGTCAGCATTACACAGCCCCGAGCCGAACCCTCCAAGTCGATATCCGAATGTGCGAAAGCGCAACCGACGTGGCTCAAAGCGAGTCACCTGATCCCGAGCGATAACCCCAAAATGGTCGCCCTCGCAAAGAAGATCGTTGGGTCCACGACAGACACTGCAAAAGCGGCGGAAAAGATTCGGACGCACGTGAACTCCATCATGACTCCAGACGCTGGAATTGGCATTCTGCGCGACGCGAACGAAGTTCTGAAAACGCGGGTTGGAGTTTGCCGGGACTACGCGATCTTAACCGCAACTTTATGCCGGGCAGCTAAACTTCCAGCCAAGCTTGCAAGTGGCTTGGTCAGCTTTGACGGAACCTTCTACTACCACGCATGGGTTGAAGTGTTCACAGGATCGAAGTGGGTTCCGTACGATAGTATTCCAAGTGCACCGGAATTCAGCGCAACCCATGTTAAACTATCTGAAGGAAACGTTGACACGGCGTTTGCGTTTACCGTCTTATCAGGCGCAAAAATCGAAGTGTTGGAGCAGAAGTAG
- the topA gene encoding type I DNA topoisomerase, producing MATKLVIVESPAKAKTIGGYLGKDYEVLASIGHIRDLVPNGRGLPPEFKKKWWSDYGVDVDNNFEPFYEVPAEKAAQVKKLKDALKSKEELILATDEDREGEAISWHLLEALNPAKKVKISRIAFHEITKEAIQKAIQEPREIDMDLVEAQETRRILDRLYGYTLSPVLWSKVTKNLSAGRVQSPAVKLVVEREQERRVFIEAEYWDLRAQFRVKDGSFTADLKMVEKKRLAEGRDFEPTTGETKADVLWVNAEEAAKLAVAAQTAKPYEVESLTEKEGRMNPSAPFMTTTLQQDANRKFSFAADRTMRIAQTLYEGVDIGGETTGLITYMRTDSLTLSGEALSGIRSYVGKHYPSALPSKPNQYRSKVKNAQEAHEAIRPTDVNRTPSSVRGYLTDDQFKIYNLIWQRTVASQMIPATVSRTEALIGVDSTSGHLTFQANGSQILDPGFLAVYREGQDEEDDSGDKLLPRMQQGQAVDLLDLNALEHHTSAPSRYTDATLIKRLEELGIGRPSTYASIISVIVDRGYVRKSGKTLFPTWRAFMAMEVLDVHFREVMDYQFTALMDETLDEVSEGKASAKDYLHSFFLGTEAKPGLKTMVEERKTQIPFPAPIIGNHPESGEVIIVRNGKDGGAFLQLGDKKQYANVPDDLAPADLTVAKAVELLNSKASGAESIGVHPGTGRNLLLKFRQGYYLEAERTEQEIEDKVKPIWISLPAGADPKTLSQEDLNILCSYPREISKEVFFKMGKFGPYVEKGEERRTIEDWRAGATMTLEEAEVILAQPKTFGARKTAAAGPILEFGNLEGCAGNVRVLSGRFGPYVTDGETNATLPKGKDPATVTATEAADILQRKRDAGPSTRKPFKKAAAKKPAAKKAPVKKKK from the coding sequence ATGGCAACCAAACTGGTCATCGTGGAATCGCCTGCAAAGGCGAAAACCATCGGCGGATACCTCGGAAAGGATTACGAGGTGCTCGCGAGCATCGGACATATCCGCGATCTGGTGCCAAATGGCCGAGGTCTTCCGCCCGAGTTCAAGAAGAAGTGGTGGAGCGATTACGGGGTCGACGTTGATAACAACTTCGAGCCGTTCTACGAAGTGCCTGCTGAGAAGGCAGCCCAAGTCAAGAAGCTCAAAGACGCGTTGAAGTCGAAAGAAGAACTGATCCTAGCGACTGACGAAGACCGAGAAGGTGAGGCGATTTCGTGGCACCTTCTCGAAGCCTTGAACCCCGCCAAAAAGGTGAAGATCAGTCGAATAGCATTCCATGAAATCACCAAGGAAGCAATTCAAAAGGCTATTCAGGAACCGCGAGAGATCGACATGGATCTGGTCGAAGCCCAGGAAACCCGCAGGATTCTTGACCGCCTTTACGGCTACACGCTTTCCCCCGTACTGTGGAGCAAAGTCACCAAGAACCTCTCTGCGGGCCGCGTTCAATCTCCAGCTGTCAAGTTGGTCGTCGAGCGAGAACAGGAACGACGGGTCTTCATTGAAGCCGAGTATTGGGATTTGCGCGCTCAGTTCCGGGTGAAAGATGGTTCCTTCACAGCTGACCTCAAAATGGTTGAGAAGAAACGCCTTGCCGAGGGGAGAGACTTCGAACCGACAACTGGTGAGACAAAGGCGGACGTCCTTTGGGTCAATGCTGAAGAGGCCGCAAAGCTTGCGGTCGCAGCTCAGACTGCCAAGCCTTATGAAGTAGAAAGCCTGACCGAGAAAGAGGGCCGGATGAACCCCTCTGCTCCGTTCATGACGACCACCCTTCAACAGGACGCCAACCGCAAGTTTAGCTTCGCGGCAGATCGAACAATGCGAATCGCTCAGACGTTGTACGAAGGCGTCGACATCGGGGGCGAAACAACTGGTCTGATCACCTACATGCGTACCGACTCGCTGACTCTTTCAGGCGAAGCGCTGAGCGGAATTCGAAGCTATGTTGGCAAGCACTATCCTTCGGCTTTGCCGAGCAAGCCTAACCAATACCGAAGCAAGGTCAAAAACGCGCAGGAGGCTCACGAAGCGATTCGTCCGACCGACGTCAACCGGACTCCGTCTTCTGTTCGTGGATACCTCACTGACGACCAATTCAAGATTTACAACCTCATTTGGCAACGTACCGTCGCCTCCCAGATGATTCCCGCAACGGTGTCGCGGACGGAAGCCCTAATTGGGGTGGATAGCACCAGCGGACACCTCACCTTTCAAGCCAATGGCTCGCAAATTCTTGACCCAGGCTTCCTGGCTGTGTACAGGGAGGGCCAAGACGAAGAGGACGACAGTGGAGACAAACTTCTGCCCCGAATGCAACAGGGCCAAGCCGTCGATCTTCTCGATCTCAACGCCCTTGAGCACCATACGTCTGCGCCGTCGCGATACACCGACGCTACATTAATCAAGCGGCTTGAAGAACTCGGGATCGGGCGACCCTCGACATACGCATCGATCATCTCGGTCATCGTCGATCGCGGGTACGTTCGGAAGTCAGGCAAAACTCTCTTCCCAACTTGGCGAGCGTTCATGGCGATGGAGGTTCTTGACGTTCACTTCCGTGAGGTGATGGACTATCAGTTCACCGCGCTAATGGACGAGACGCTCGATGAAGTCTCCGAGGGCAAAGCGAGTGCAAAGGACTACCTGCACTCATTCTTCCTCGGTACCGAAGCAAAGCCCGGTTTGAAGACCATGGTCGAAGAGCGCAAAACCCAGATTCCGTTCCCCGCTCCGATCATCGGAAACCACCCAGAATCTGGCGAGGTCATCATCGTTCGCAACGGTAAAGATGGGGGTGCATTCCTTCAGCTTGGCGACAAAAAGCAGTACGCCAATGTACCTGACGATCTCGCTCCGGCTGACCTTACGGTAGCCAAAGCCGTAGAGCTTTTGAACTCTAAAGCATCAGGGGCCGAATCTATCGGAGTCCACCCTGGGACTGGACGGAATCTCCTCCTCAAGTTCCGCCAGGGGTACTACCTGGAAGCTGAACGAACCGAACAAGAGATCGAAGACAAGGTCAAACCCATCTGGATATCGCTTCCCGCCGGGGCCGATCCCAAAACCCTATCCCAAGAAGATCTGAATATCCTCTGCTCCTATCCGCGTGAAATTTCGAAAGAAGTGTTCTTCAAGATGGGTAAATTTGGCCCCTATGTCGAGAAGGGTGAAGAGCGAAGAACAATCGAGGATTGGCGCGCTGGCGCGACGATGACGCTTGAAGAAGCCGAAGTGATCCTTGCTCAGCCAAAAACCTTCGGAGCAAGAAAGACCGCTGCCGCTGGCCCGATCCTCGAGTTCGGCAACCTTGAAGGGTGCGCCGGTAACGTGCGAGTCCTCAGCGGTCGTTTCGGTCCCTACGTGACGGACGGCGAAACGAACGCAACCCTACCGAAAGGCAAGGACCCCGCAACCGTGACCGCAACCGAGGCAGCCGACATCCTGCAACGTAAACGCGATGCAGGACCGTCGACCCGAAAGCCGTTCAAGAAAGCTGCCGCTAAGAAACCTGCGGCAAAGAAGGCACCGGTCAAGAAGAAGAAGTAG
- a CDS encoding GNAT family N-acetyltransferase has translation MELKEIQHGSAEYAKAVQLRREVLRWPLGLEYTEEQLAAEASVRHFVGECGATGELEILCYALLTEEVPGLARIKQVTVRQDCQGKGLGTEIMLFTEQAAIKSGYERVTLCSRHYAIPFYEKLGYVCTSDWFEEVGMPHKSMLKSL, from the coding sequence GTGGAACTCAAAGAAATCCAGCATGGCTCGGCGGAATACGCTAAAGCAGTCCAACTGCGCCGCGAAGTTCTAAGGTGGCCCCTGGGGCTCGAGTATACGGAAGAACAGTTAGCCGCCGAGGCCAGTGTGAGGCACTTCGTAGGGGAATGTGGTGCCACCGGCGAACTAGAGATCCTCTGCTATGCGCTTCTGACCGAGGAAGTGCCGGGGTTGGCTCGGATCAAGCAGGTAACCGTCCGTCAAGACTGTCAAGGGAAGGGACTAGGAACTGAGATCATGCTGTTTACCGAGCAAGCCGCAATCAAATCTGGCTATGAGCGAGTTACGCTCTGCTCGCGGCACTACGCGATCCCTTTCTACGAGAAGCTAGGTTACGTTTGTACAAGCGACTGGTTCGAGGAAGTGGGAATGCCTCACAAATCGATGCTCAAATCACTTTGA
- a CDS encoding glycoside hydrolase family 2 TIM barrel-domain containing protein produces MLLFAALALALQQSAGPIKVSIVKTPAGYQLMRGTQKYFVKGVGGTIKMKQLKEAGGNSMRTWGTEKVAEELDEAHKRGISIMVGIWLGHKNYFDYKNPKQVAEQYESVKKDILRLKDKPAVLVWGLGNEMEIGNDIPETWKAIEDLAKLAKQLDPNHPTSTVIADFDTKKIANIRKYCPSIDVLGINSYGGLATVPRRLKEAGWTKPYIVTEFGPIGPWESKKTAWGAAYEPTSTEKAKKYASDYQKSVRSQQGWCLGSYAFLWGDKQEETPTWFGMYLPTGERTEAVDVMIRAWSGHLPHNCAPEIDSFELDIKGQEVSPGSTFSANVSYHDPDSKSLKVRWEVRDETPERKHDGQGEKTGAIVQGGWQVAEGGKLEAKVPGLPGRYRLYVYINDDKGSAACGNWPFKVK; encoded by the coding sequence ATGCTCCTCTTCGCAGCTTTGGCTCTTGCTCTGCAACAGTCCGCTGGACCCATCAAAGTTTCAATAGTGAAGACGCCTGCCGGGTACCAGCTGATGCGCGGAACCCAGAAGTATTTCGTCAAAGGTGTCGGCGGAACGATCAAAATGAAACAGCTCAAAGAAGCCGGAGGTAACTCCATGCGCACTTGGGGAACCGAGAAGGTCGCAGAGGAGCTTGACGAGGCCCATAAAAGGGGAATCTCGATCATGGTCGGGATATGGCTGGGGCACAAGAATTACTTTGACTACAAGAACCCAAAGCAGGTCGCTGAGCAGTATGAGTCGGTCAAGAAAGATATTCTGCGATTGAAAGACAAACCAGCGGTCCTTGTGTGGGGACTTGGGAACGAGATGGAAATCGGAAACGATATCCCTGAAACTTGGAAGGCGATCGAAGACCTCGCAAAACTGGCGAAGCAATTGGATCCGAATCACCCAACTTCAACCGTGATTGCCGACTTCGACACAAAGAAGATTGCAAACATCCGCAAGTATTGCCCGTCCATTGATGTTTTGGGCATCAACAGTTACGGCGGCCTCGCCACGGTCCCCAGGCGACTCAAAGAGGCCGGCTGGACTAAGCCTTACATCGTCACGGAATTTGGTCCAATTGGACCCTGGGAATCGAAAAAAACTGCTTGGGGAGCCGCTTACGAACCAACTTCCACCGAAAAAGCCAAGAAGTACGCAAGCGACTACCAGAAGTCGGTTCGCTCTCAGCAGGGTTGGTGCCTCGGTTCCTACGCGTTCCTCTGGGGAGACAAGCAGGAAGAAACTCCGACTTGGTTCGGAATGTATTTGCCAACTGGCGAGAGAACTGAAGCAGTCGACGTCATGATTCGAGCCTGGAGCGGGCACTTGCCCCACAACTGCGCTCCCGAAATCGACTCGTTCGAACTCGACATAAAGGGTCAAGAAGTCTCACCGGGTTCGACCTTCAGCGCAAATGTCAGTTATCACGATCCAGACTCGAAAAGCCTTAAAGTCCGATGGGAAGTCCGCGACGAAACTCCCGAGCGTAAACACGACGGACAAGGCGAGAAAACAGGCGCAATCGTCCAAGGTGGCTGGCAAGTCGCCGAAGGCGGGAAGCTAGAAGCCAAGGTCCCAGGCCTCCCTGGCCGGTATCGGCTGTACGTCTATATAAATGATGACAAGGGCTCGGCGGCCTGCGGGAACTGGCCGTTCAAGGTGAAGTAG
- a CDS encoding cytidine/deoxycytidylate deaminase family protein — translation MFHNHMGMQERPSWDTYFMEIAHLVATRATCPRRSVGAVLVKDRRILATGYNGAPRGISHCPEQGGSTDWPQGCLKAGHCIRALHAEQNALLSAAMIGTPCQGSTIYVTCQPCNMCAKMLINAGIERVIYEGDYPDEFSLELFRESGMELYRYVAKELVKVTL, via the coding sequence ATGTTTCATAATCATATGGGAATGCAGGAGCGGCCGAGTTGGGATACCTATTTCATGGAGATTGCCCATCTTGTGGCAACTCGGGCTACTTGCCCCCGGCGTTCAGTTGGGGCGGTTCTAGTGAAGGACCGCAGAATCCTCGCCACTGGCTATAATGGCGCTCCGAGAGGAATCTCCCACTGCCCTGAGCAGGGTGGAAGCACCGACTGGCCCCAGGGTTGTTTGAAGGCTGGACACTGCATCCGGGCACTTCATGCAGAACAAAATGCGTTGCTCTCCGCGGCCATGATCGGAACTCCGTGCCAAGGCAGCACAATCTACGTCACCTGCCAGCCGTGCAACATGTGCGCGAAGATGCTCATCAATGCCGGAATTGAGCGAGTGATTTATGAAGGTGACTACCCGGATGAATTCTCACTTGAACTGTTCCGCGAATCGGGAATGGAGCTCTATCGCTACGTGGCAAAAGAACTCGTCAAGGTGACTCTTTGA